A window of the Chaetodon trifascialis isolate fChaTrf1 chromosome 9, fChaTrf1.hap1, whole genome shotgun sequence genome harbors these coding sequences:
- the LOC139336723 gene encoding arfaptin-2-like isoform X3, with translation MMADSIMSKAATMEIPINSNGDTGTLPEDDSLEQDLQQVMVSGPNLNETSIVSGGYGGPAGGIIPTSTIKGPAVRFNPEYLDRRRAPAPGPDIRMKSRGVSLPHSQSAAGRLAQHTEQHAGSSNHNAGNSTEEVSRGVAVEKLDSVKKWGINTYKCTKQMFSERFGRGSRTVDLELEAQIDVLRDTKNKYENILRLATALTCHFQSMVQTQQALGDSFTDLSQKSPELQDEFGYNAETQKLLCKNGEALLGAINFFVSSVNTLVNKTMEDTLMTIKLYENARLEFDAYRSDLEELSLGPRDAATMVRIEMAQHDYQIHRDKYERLRSDVTIKLKFLEENKVKVMHKQLLLFHNAISAYFAGNQQQLEQTLIQFNVKLKPPGSDKPSWLEEQ, from the exons GTGTCTGGACCCAACCTGAATGAAACCAGCATTGTCTCAGGAGGTTACGGAGGACCTGCCGGGGGCATCATTCCTACCAGCACCATCAAAG GGCCTGCAGTTCGCTTCAACCCAGAGTATCTGGACAGAAGACGAGCCCCTGCACCAGGACCAG ACATTCGCATGAAATCCAGGGGTGTTAGCTTGCCTCACAGCCAATCTGCAGCCGGTCGACTTGCccagcacacagagcagcatgcaG GCTCGTCGAACCATAACGCTGGTAATTCAACTGAAGAAGTTTCCCGTGGCGTGGCGGTGGAGAAATTGGACAGTGTAAAGAAATGGGGCATAAACACATACAAG TGTACAAAGCAGATGTTCTCAGAGAGGTTTGGACGAGGTTCACGAACAGTAGACCTGGAACTGGAGGCTCAGATTGACGTGCTAAGAGACACCAAGAACAAGTATGAAAACATCTTAAGACTGGCCACTGCGCTCACCTGTCATTTTCAAAGCATGGTGCAGACACAACAGGCTCTAGGAGACAGCTTCACCGACCTCAGCCAGAAGTCTCCAGAGCTGCAG GACGAGTTTGGGTAtaatgcagaaacacaaaagctgCTGTGTAAGAACGGCGAGGCTCTGCTCGGTGCCATCAACTTCTTTGTGTCCAGTGTCAACACCCTGGTCAACAAAACAATGGAGGATACTCTGATGACCATTAAGCTGTATGAAAATGCAAG ACTTGAGTTTGATGCCTATCGTTCTgatctggaggagctgagtttGGGCCCTAGGGATGCAGCTACCATGGTCCGCATTGAGATGGCTCAGCATGACTACCAGATCCACAGAGACAAATATGAAAGGCTGCGTAGTGACGTCACCATCAAGCTCAAATTCCTGGAGGAAAACAAG GTGAAGGTGATGCACAAGCAGCTGCTTCTCTTCCATAATGCCATCTCTGCTTACTTTGCTGGCAACCAGCAGCAGTTGGAACAAACTCTAATACAGTTCAATGTTAAGCTAAAGCCCCCAGGATCAGACAAGCCATCCTGGCTGGAGGAGCAGTAA